The proteins below come from a single Asanoa ferruginea genomic window:
- a CDS encoding ABC transporter permease, whose translation MAAFLVRRLAINVLVFWLITIAIFALVHKTPGDPIAMQIPADQLNSGSAEFIAQKRHELGLDQSLLVQYWHWLTNALHGDLGYSLLNGRPVTEVLGERIGPTVELMGVGLLISLLVAFPLGILAARRRNSLLDYGATVVSLGSVSIPVFFVALIAIYVFTLKFQWFPSSGISDPTNPSLLDTLHHLVLPAVILGFGNSGPFMRYVRSSMITELGADYVRTANAKGASPRRVVLRHAFRNSLIPVLTVIATNVPQLLAGAVVIEQVFAWPGMGQLAVSSVNQHDYSVIVGFALLIAILVLLSNLLADVLYTVVDPRVRLR comes from the coding sequence ATGGCGGCTTTTCTGGTCCGGCGGCTGGCGATCAACGTCCTGGTCTTCTGGCTGATCACCATCGCGATCTTCGCGTTGGTGCACAAGACACCCGGCGACCCGATCGCGATGCAGATTCCGGCCGACCAGCTCAACTCCGGCAGCGCCGAGTTCATCGCGCAGAAGCGGCACGAGCTCGGCCTCGACCAGTCGTTGCTGGTGCAATATTGGCACTGGCTGACCAACGCCCTGCACGGCGACCTCGGCTATTCGCTGCTCAACGGGCGACCGGTGACCGAGGTGCTGGGCGAGCGGATCGGCCCGACCGTCGAGCTGATGGGCGTCGGCCTGCTGATCTCGCTGCTGGTCGCGTTCCCGCTGGGCATCCTCGCGGCCCGCCGCCGCAACTCGCTCCTCGACTACGGCGCCACCGTGGTCAGCCTCGGCTCGGTCTCGATCCCGGTGTTCTTCGTCGCGCTGATCGCGATCTACGTGTTCACCCTCAAGTTCCAGTGGTTCCCGTCGTCGGGCATCTCCGACCCGACCAACCCGAGCCTGCTCGACACCCTGCACCATCTGGTGCTGCCGGCGGTGATCCTCGGCTTCGGCAACTCCGGCCCGTTCATGCGCTACGTGCGCAGCAGCATGATCACCGAGTTGGGCGCCGACTACGTGCGTACCGCCAATGCCAAAGGCGCCTCACCCCGTCGCGTGGTGTTGCGGCACGCGTTCCGCAACTCGCTGATCCCGGTGTTGACCGTGATCGCCACCAACGTCCCGCAACTCCTCGCCGGCGCGGTGGTCATCGAGCAGGTCTTCGCCTGGCCCGGGATGGGTCAGCTCGCGGTGAGCTCGGTCAACCAGCACGACTATTCGGTCATCGTCGGCTTCGCCCTGCTGATCGCGATCCTGGTGCTGTTGTCGAACCTGCTCGCCGACGTGCTCTATACCGTCGTCGACCCGAGAGTGAGGCTGCGATGA
- a CDS encoding ABC transporter permease: protein MTSVTVAAGRSPASAALRRFRSHPAAVVSVVFIALVVLAAIFARPLSGHDPNAIDLLQARTGPSGDHLLGTDSTGRDVLSRLLFAGRISLGVGLASAAIAVVLGTLLGSIAGLLGGWVDGLVMRLADVFMSFPSLVVIVVVSGILGPSVLTMVIAIGLFQWPVCGRIVRGVTLSLREQEFVLASRATGAGPLWLMRKHIIPAALPPVSVVATLAVAQAIALEATLSFLGLGVQPPAASWGNMLTDAQSLTVIRTEPWLWLSPGIAVALTVLAVNFIGDGLRDAVDPRSAS from the coding sequence ATGACGTCCGTAACGGTGGCGGCCGGCCGCTCGCCGGCCTCGGCCGCGCTGCGCCGGTTCCGCTCACACCCGGCGGCCGTGGTCAGCGTCGTGTTCATCGCGCTGGTGGTGCTCGCCGCCATCTTCGCGCGGCCGCTGTCCGGCCACGACCCGAACGCGATCGACCTGCTCCAGGCCCGCACCGGCCCGTCAGGCGACCATTTGCTGGGCACCGACTCGACCGGCCGCGACGTGTTGTCCCGGCTGCTTTTCGCCGGCCGCATCTCGCTGGGCGTCGGCTTGGCCTCCGCCGCCATCGCGGTGGTGCTCGGCACGCTGCTCGGCAGCATCGCGGGCCTACTCGGCGGTTGGGTCGACGGCCTGGTCATGCGGTTGGCCGACGTCTTCATGTCGTTCCCGTCGCTGGTCGTGATCGTGGTGGTCAGCGGCATCCTCGGCCCCAGCGTGCTGACCATGGTGATCGCCATCGGGCTCTTCCAGTGGCCGGTCTGCGGCCGGATCGTCCGGGGCGTCACGCTCTCGCTGCGGGAGCAGGAGTTCGTGCTGGCCTCCCGGGCGACCGGCGCCGGTCCACTGTGGCTGATGCGCAAACACATCATCCCGGCCGCGCTGCCCCCGGTCAGCGTCGTGGCGACGCTGGCGGTCGCCCAGGCGATCGCACTGGAGGCCACACTGTCGTTCCTGGGCCTTGGGGTGCAGCCACCGGCGGCCAGCTGGGGCAACATGCTCACGGATGCGCAGAGTTTGACGGTCATCCGCACCGAGCCGTGGTTGTGGCTCTCGCCTGGGATCGCGGTCGCCTTGACCGTGCTGGCCGTCAACTTCATCGGCGACGGCCTCCGCGACGCCGTCGACCCGAGGTCGGCGTCATGA
- a CDS encoding Gfo/Idh/MocA family protein, with the protein MMFGRPSTVALVGNGGIGSQDHQNTMYRPAFERHPSFELVDDQDKAEVVSIALPLAERGAAIAAAIRAGKHVLADKPMAATLAEAEEIERLAATHSVIVVPAHHQRFGAALRSATAAVRAGRVGLPWNVQCDFIVAGGDPAPTGELVNFGLYPVDVVSALLGLPVRRVQATGSPALVTLLLDHEHGVTSTIVCGRVPALRDLPPGGLAVHRYRISGSHGVLAVDATKPALRVRGGDFNGPVWTGPGTVDALLDVLAAGIRTGRAALGPSDAVRTQRVIEAAQRSMSTGAPVELGE; encoded by the coding sequence ATGATGTTTGGACGACCCAGCACCGTCGCGCTGGTCGGCAACGGCGGCATCGGCAGCCAGGACCACCAGAACACGATGTATCGCCCGGCGTTCGAGCGGCACCCGAGCTTCGAACTGGTCGACGACCAGGACAAGGCCGAGGTGGTCAGCATCGCGCTGCCGCTGGCCGAGCGCGGCGCGGCCATCGCGGCGGCGATCCGCGCGGGCAAGCACGTGCTGGCCGACAAGCCGATGGCGGCGACGCTGGCCGAGGCCGAGGAGATCGAGCGGCTCGCCGCGACACACAGTGTGATCGTGGTGCCGGCACACCACCAGCGGTTCGGCGCCGCGCTGCGGTCGGCGACCGCCGCCGTCCGCGCCGGCCGGGTCGGCCTGCCGTGGAACGTGCAGTGCGACTTCATCGTCGCGGGTGGCGACCCGGCGCCGACCGGTGAGCTGGTCAACTTCGGCCTTTACCCGGTCGACGTGGTCAGCGCGCTGCTCGGCCTTCCGGTCCGCCGGGTGCAGGCGACCGGTTCGCCGGCGCTGGTCACCCTGCTGCTCGACCACGAGCACGGCGTCACCAGCACCATCGTCTGCGGCCGGGTCCCGGCCCTGCGCGACCTGCCGCCCGGCGGGCTCGCGGTGCACCGCTACCGGATCAGCGGCTCACACGGGGTGCTCGCGGTCGACGCCACGAAGCCCGCGTTGCGGGTCCGCGGCGGCGACTTCAACGGTCCTGTGTGGACCGGTCCGGGCACCGTCGACGCGCTGCTCGACGTGTTGGCCGCCGGCATCCGCACCGGCCGCGCCGCGCTCGGCCCGAGCGACGCGGTCCGCACGCAACGCGTGATCGAGGCCGCGCAGCGGTCGATGTCAACCGGTGCGCCGGTAGAGCTGGGGGAGTAG
- a CDS encoding ABC transporter ATP-binding protein: protein MTSLLKVEGLHKHFPIRKGVLRRQVGEIRAVDGVDLELETGETLSLVGESGCGKSTTGRLLVRLLEPTAGKILFEGADLASLSQRELRARRQAIQIMFQDPYASLSPRMTVHDIVAEPLRVQGRYNQEGTDRVRELLELVGLRPEHSRRYAHEFSGGQRQRIGLARALALNPRLLVLDEPVSALDVSVQAQVINQLRGLQDRLGLAYVFISHNLSVVRHISHRVAVMYLGSIVETGSRADIFTAPTHPYTQALLSAIPVPDPAGREERERITLAGDVPSPSNPPTGCRFRTRCWKAQDVCATEAPALIDRIGVGHPSACHFPEVPATVGGA from the coding sequence ATGACGAGTTTGTTGAAGGTCGAGGGGCTGCACAAGCACTTCCCGATCCGCAAGGGCGTGCTGCGCCGGCAGGTGGGTGAGATCCGCGCCGTCGACGGTGTCGACCTCGAGCTCGAGACCGGCGAGACGCTGAGCCTGGTCGGCGAGTCGGGTTGCGGCAAGTCGACGACCGGGCGGCTGCTGGTGCGGCTGTTGGAGCCGACCGCCGGGAAGATCCTCTTCGAGGGTGCCGACCTGGCTTCGCTGTCGCAGCGCGAGCTGCGGGCCCGGCGGCAGGCGATCCAGATCATGTTCCAGGATCCCTACGCGTCGCTCTCGCCGCGGATGACCGTGCACGACATCGTCGCCGAGCCGCTGCGGGTGCAGGGGCGCTACAACCAGGAGGGCACTGATCGGGTACGCGAGCTGCTCGAACTGGTCGGCCTGCGGCCCGAGCACTCCCGGCGCTATGCACACGAGTTCTCCGGTGGGCAGCGCCAGCGGATCGGGTTGGCCCGCGCACTGGCGCTGAACCCGCGGCTGCTCGTGCTCGACGAGCCGGTCAGCGCCCTCGACGTGTCCGTGCAGGCGCAGGTGATCAACCAGCTCCGCGGCCTTCAGGACCGGCTGGGTCTGGCCTACGTGTTCATCTCGCACAACCTGTCGGTGGTCCGGCACATCTCGCACCGGGTCGCGGTGATGTATCTGGGTTCCATCGTGGAGACCGGCAGCCGCGCCGACATCTTCACCGCGCCCACGCATCCCTACACCCAGGCGTTGCTGTCGGCGATCCCGGTGCCCGACCCGGCCGGCCGCGAGGAGCGGGAGCGGATCACGCTGGCCGGAGACGTACCCAGTCCGAGTAACCCACCGACCGGTTGTCGGTTCCGCACGCGGTGCTGGAAGGCTCAGGATGTGTGCGCGACGGAAGCGCCCGCGCTGATCGACAGGATCGGCGTCGGGCATCCGAGTGCGTGTCATTTCCCCGAGGTCCCAGCCACCGTCGGCGGCGCGTAG
- a CDS encoding fumarylacetoacetate hydrolase family protein, producing MRLITYRRDGAVRHGRLASSADPGPQAPRRDGVDTPSGHDVVVELGDGDLEGYLTGRTGQTDGAEFALGDVELLAPLLRPGKLLAAAANYQDHVTETGAPPLDKSTLSPRLFLKPPTSIVGPGANVPLPAVSSEVDWEAELAVVIGRRVRDVAEADALDVVAGYMTSNDISARSVDYGFLRDTDDKAVWFFDWLAGKWLDGFAPLGPWLVTADEVPDPQALSIHLDVNGVTKQSGSTKDMIFSVAELIAHASRLMTLEPGDVILTGTPSGVGAVTGEFLTAGDVMTVVVGPLGQLRNTVG from the coding sequence ATGCGACTCATCACCTATCGCCGCGACGGAGCGGTGCGGCACGGCCGGTTGGCCAGCTCTGCCGATCCAGGTCCTCAGGCGCCTCGACGCGACGGCGTCGACACGCCTTCCGGTCACGACGTGGTGGTCGAGCTGGGCGACGGTGACCTCGAGGGTTACCTGACCGGCCGGACCGGGCAGACCGACGGGGCAGAGTTCGCCCTCGGCGACGTCGAACTGCTCGCACCGCTGCTGCGGCCGGGCAAGCTGCTCGCCGCGGCCGCCAACTATCAGGACCACGTGACCGAGACCGGCGCACCGCCGCTGGACAAGTCGACGCTGAGCCCGCGGTTGTTCCTCAAGCCGCCGACCTCGATCGTCGGCCCCGGCGCGAACGTGCCGCTGCCCGCGGTCAGCAGCGAGGTCGACTGGGAGGCCGAGCTCGCGGTGGTGATCGGCCGCCGGGTGCGCGACGTGGCCGAGGCCGACGCTCTCGATGTCGTCGCCGGCTACATGACCTCCAACGACATCTCCGCCCGCTCGGTCGACTACGGCTTCCTGCGGGACACCGACGACAAAGCGGTCTGGTTCTTCGACTGGCTGGCCGGCAAGTGGCTCGACGGCTTCGCGCCGCTCGGACCGTGGCTGGTCACCGCCGACGAGGTGCCCGACCCGCAGGCACTGTCGATCCACCTCGACGTCAACGGCGTGACCAAGCAGTCCGGGTCTACAAAGGACATGATCTTCAGTGTGGCCGAACTGATCGCGCACGCGTCACGACTGATGACCCTCGAGCCCGGTGACGTGATCCTCACCGGTACCCCGTCCGGCGTAGGCGCCGTGACGGGTGAATTCCTGACGGCCGGCGACGTGATGACTGTCGTCGTTGGCCCGCTCGGTCAACTCCGCAACACGGTGGGCTAG
- a CDS encoding Gfo/Idh/MocA family protein has protein sequence MKHRSVPGEVTPVDRIGIVLVGAGFIADAHSAAIDADPRATLIGVVDADPGRAAAFARKQGGIRHAPDLDSALHWPGVDAVILCTPNDTHAPLGLAVAAAGKHLLVEKPLATTVADAQQLADAFDRAGRVLVAAHTHRFYDYGRAVKQTIDSGTIGRPVLVRLAILGGWIWPDWSAWVGDPVRSGGHALHNGVHLLDLATWWLGGEPASVFARGRKQTAAELRIYDYLEMVVTYADGATAVCEMSRAHRPGSLAQRELLVAGTEGIVEQGWDGESSLVFGEAGTTTLPAAGGNGFAAQLGAWLDAIGGAPPAMPAADAVRAVALGVAVEESIATGQPVAVAA, from the coding sequence ATGAAACATCGTTCCGTGCCTGGGGAGGTCACGCCGGTGGATCGGATCGGCATCGTGCTGGTGGGCGCCGGGTTCATCGCCGACGCACACAGCGCGGCGATCGACGCGGACCCGCGAGCCACCCTGATCGGCGTCGTCGACGCCGACCCGGGCCGCGCCGCGGCGTTCGCCCGCAAGCAGGGCGGCATCCGGCACGCGCCCGACCTGGACAGCGCGCTGCACTGGCCCGGCGTCGACGCGGTCATCCTCTGCACGCCCAACGACACGCACGCACCGCTCGGCCTCGCGGTCGCCGCCGCCGGCAAGCACCTGCTGGTGGAAAAGCCACTGGCCACCACGGTCGCCGACGCGCAGCAACTGGCCGACGCGTTCGACCGGGCGGGCCGGGTGCTGGTCGCGGCGCACACGCACCGCTTCTACGACTACGGCCGCGCGGTCAAGCAGACCATCGACTCCGGCACGATCGGCCGGCCCGTCCTGGTCCGGCTGGCCATCCTCGGCGGCTGGATCTGGCCCGACTGGAGCGCCTGGGTGGGCGACCCGGTCCGCTCCGGCGGGCATGCGCTGCACAACGGCGTACACCTGCTGGATCTGGCGACCTGGTGGTTGGGTGGCGAACCGGCCAGCGTGTTCGCCCGCGGCCGCAAGCAGACCGCCGCGGAGCTGAGGATCTACGACTACCTGGAGATGGTGGTGACCTACGCCGACGGTGCGACCGCGGTCTGCGAGATGAGCCGGGCGCATCGCCCCGGCTCGCTGGCGCAGCGCGAACTGCTGGTCGCGGGCACGGAGGGGATCGTCGAGCAGGGCTGGGACGGCGAGTCGTCGCTGGTGTTCGGCGAGGCCGGCACCACGACGCTGCCGGCCGCCGGCGGCAACGGTTTCGCCGCGCAGCTCGGTGCCTGGCTCGACGCGATCGGCGGTGCCCCACCGGCGATGCCGGCCGCCGACGCCGTGCGGGCGGTGGCGCTGGGCGTCGCGGTCGAAGAGTCGATCGCGACCGGTCAGCCCGTGGCGGTGGCCGCATGA
- a CDS encoding ABC transporter substrate-binding protein yields MFRNRVRVALLGLAVTTLAVAGCTGPAANSNDGAGSAANKSLNVYLYQEPAGVFSPLAPVSGPDGQVMSLIDEGLLGVDPSYKLQPRLAESYTVSPDATTFTFKLRSGLKWSDGTPFTSKDVLFTYTLMANPKTTSSTAGNYTGVEGVADFASGKATTISGFSAPDDNTFVIKATKPNFGLLALIGSVWIMPEHILGKDAPDAVAKNAFFRNPTVGMGPYTFVEYKTNQYVHVTANPNYRSPAKIKDVYLKPMTSDNATAQLGNGGIDIASYSPTDAETVSGFNTVTTQEKPGAGFVRIALNQSKPYFKDAKVRQAFLYALDRKQIVQTVLGGKAEVRLSDFAKANEPAGLNDYAQDVAKAKQLLAEAGWDSNREVQLQWVHGQRDRDATSTIVQSQLAAVGVKVKLVNIQAAEIPKTYAEKTYDMVLYGGGNYAVDSSTINGITACANAYPAGGNINYFCNPQLDQLMAQANSTADEAQRKSLYDQAAKLENDQADLMWLYSPYGLWAVNKKVQGFQAPGSQDALFWDPASWTITG; encoded by the coding sequence ATGTTCAGAAATCGGGTACGGGTCGCGCTCCTCGGCCTGGCCGTCACCACTCTTGCGGTCGCCGGATGCACCGGGCCGGCGGCCAACTCCAACGACGGTGCTGGATCGGCCGCCAACAAGTCCCTGAATGTCTACCTCTACCAGGAACCGGCCGGCGTCTTCAGCCCGCTGGCCCCGGTCAGCGGGCCCGACGGACAGGTGATGTCGCTCATCGACGAGGGCCTGCTCGGCGTCGACCCCAGCTACAAGCTCCAGCCCCGGCTGGCGGAGAGCTACACGGTCTCGCCGGACGCGACCACGTTCACCTTCAAGCTCCGCTCCGGTCTCAAGTGGAGTGATGGCACGCCTTTCACGTCGAAGGACGTGCTGTTCACCTACACCCTGATGGCCAACCCGAAGACGACCAGCTCGACGGCCGGCAACTACACCGGTGTCGAGGGTGTGGCCGACTTCGCTTCCGGCAAGGCCACCACCATCTCGGGCTTCTCGGCCCCTGACGACAACACCTTCGTCATCAAGGCCACGAAGCCGAACTTCGGTCTGCTCGCGCTGATCGGCAGCGTGTGGATCATGCCCGAGCACATCCTCGGCAAGGACGCGCCGGACGCGGTCGCCAAGAACGCGTTCTTCCGCAACCCGACGGTCGGCATGGGTCCCTACACGTTCGTCGAATACAAGACCAACCAGTACGTGCACGTCACGGCGAACCCGAACTACCGTAGCCCGGCGAAGATCAAGGACGTCTACCTCAAACCGATGACGTCGGACAACGCCACCGCGCAACTCGGCAACGGCGGCATCGACATCGCGTCCTACTCGCCGACCGACGCCGAGACGGTGTCCGGCTTCAACACGGTCACCACGCAGGAGAAGCCCGGCGCCGGCTTCGTCCGGATCGCGCTCAACCAGTCGAAGCCCTACTTCAAGGACGCCAAGGTCCGACAGGCGTTCCTGTACGCCCTGGACCGCAAGCAGATCGTGCAGACCGTACTCGGTGGCAAGGCCGAAGTTCGGCTCTCTGATTTCGCCAAGGCCAACGAGCCGGCCGGGCTCAACGACTACGCGCAGGATGTCGCCAAGGCCAAGCAGTTGCTGGCCGAGGCCGGCTGGGACAGCAACCGCGAGGTGCAGCTCCAGTGGGTGCACGGCCAGCGCGACCGCGACGCCACGTCGACGATCGTGCAAAGCCAACTCGCCGCCGTCGGCGTCAAGGTGAAGCTGGTCAACATCCAGGCGGCGGAGATTCCCAAGACCTACGCCGAGAAGACCTACGACATGGTGCTCTACGGCGGCGGCAACTACGCTGTCGACTCCTCGACGATCAACGGGATCACCGCCTGCGCCAACGCCTACCCGGCCGGCGGCAACATCAACTACTTCTGCAACCCGCAGCTCGACCAGTTGATGGCGCAGGCGAACTCGACGGCCGACGAGGCGCAGCGCAAGTCGCTCTACGACCAGGCGGCCAAGCTGGAGAACGACCAGGCCGACCTGATGTGGCTCTACTCGCCCTACGGGCTCTGGGCCGTCAACAAGAAGGTGCAGGGCTTCCAGGCACCGGGCTCGCAGGACGCGTTGTTCTGGGACCCGGCGAGCTGGACCATCACGGGCTGA
- a CDS encoding RidA family protein translates to MIERFHPEGFPAPAVPLSHATKAGGFVFVSGQVATDEDNKIFIGDFTREVESTLDNVEAVLAAAGARPDQIVKIGAFLSNAILFAPFNEVYRRRFPEAPPARTTVVVNFGHPDVRVEIEAIAYVG, encoded by the coding sequence ATGATCGAGAGGTTCCACCCCGAGGGGTTCCCCGCGCCCGCCGTGCCGCTCTCCCACGCCACCAAGGCGGGCGGCTTCGTCTTCGTCTCCGGCCAGGTCGCCACCGACGAGGACAACAAGATCTTCATCGGTGACTTCACCCGCGAGGTGGAGAGCACATTGGACAATGTCGAGGCGGTGCTGGCCGCGGCCGGTGCCCGGCCCGACCAGATCGTCAAGATCGGTGCGTTCCTGTCCAACGCCATCCTGTTCGCGCCGTTCAACGAGGTCTACCGGCGCCGTTTCCCGGAGGCTCCGCCCGCCCGCACGACCGTGGTGGTCAACTTCGGCCACCCCGATGTGCGGGTCGAGATCGAGGCGATCGCGTACGTCGGCTGA
- a CDS encoding IclR family transcriptional regulator encodes MPRAPRTSVDDSKPASANYHANALARGLALLEMLAAAPAPLTLTEFSDATALPKSTLVRLLAVLSEMEYLVRVDDRPSYRLGHKVQRLAAAYVSTLDLTVVAERYLQPVAVSTGQTANLGVLDGDQVLHICVAEPDRPLRFTTALGARDHTYATGLGKVLLSELPDDQLPAAVPAEPFPSFTENTATTLADLRKDLRKVVRRGFALDDNERSVGLRCVAVPVRVDGNCLAAVSVSGPAGEFTTAKQHAFVAELDEVAKKVTDDPDFVTALRIVHRSLRVAGRS; translated from the coding sequence ATGCCGAGAGCACCCCGCACCTCCGTCGACGACAGCAAGCCCGCGTCGGCCAACTACCACGCCAACGCGCTCGCGCGCGGGCTGGCCCTGCTGGAAATGCTGGCCGCCGCGCCCGCGCCGTTGACGCTCACCGAGTTCAGCGACGCCACCGCGCTGCCGAAGAGCACCCTGGTGCGGCTGCTGGCCGTGCTTTCCGAGATGGAGTATCTGGTGCGGGTGGACGACCGCCCGTCCTACCGCCTCGGCCACAAGGTGCAACGGCTGGCCGCCGCCTATGTGTCCACGCTGGACCTCACCGTGGTCGCCGAGCGCTATCTCCAGCCGGTCGCCGTGAGCACCGGGCAGACCGCCAACCTCGGCGTGCTCGACGGCGACCAGGTGTTGCACATCTGCGTGGCCGAGCCCGACCGGCCGCTGCGGTTCACCACCGCGCTCGGCGCCCGCGACCACACCTATGCGACCGGGCTGGGCAAGGTGCTGCTCTCCGAGCTGCCCGACGACCAGCTTCCCGCGGCGGTGCCGGCCGAGCCGTTCCCCTCGTTCACCGAGAACACCGCGACCACGCTGGCCGACCTGCGCAAGGATCTCCGCAAGGTGGTCCGCCGCGGTTTCGCCCTCGACGACAACGAGCGCAGTGTCGGGCTGCGCTGCGTCGCGGTGCCGGTGCGGGTCGACGGCAACTGCCTGGCCGCCGTCAGTGTTTCGGGGCCGGCGGGCGAGTTCACCACGGCGAAGCAGCACGCCTTCGTCGCGGAACTCGACGAGGTCGCCAAGAAGGTGACCGACGACCCGGACTTTGTCACGGCGCTGCGGATCGTGCACCGTTCACTGCGGGTCGCCGGTCGCTCATGA
- a CDS encoding ABC transporter ATP-binding protein — MTADRMLIGDPASAESVNKGPLLRIDGLSVEFRTGDGVVRAVTDVSLSVNAGEIVAVVGESGSGKTVTAMSVLRLLPDTATVDADAISFRGADLRSLSARELRKIRGGPVGMIFQDPMTALNPVMTVGAQVAEAVLLHQSKPDKRAAWDRAVELLRLVGVPDPAQRVRQYPHEFSGGMRQRAMIAMAIANNPDLIIADEPTTALDVTIQAQVLALLKKAQAETGAATILITHDLGVVAELADRVVVMYAGRVVETAGVGEIFAAPRHPYTKGLLASLPRMDVDVDQLDPIPGNPPNMADPPAGCAFHPRCPLARERCVTERPLLVEIGAGRTTACHFHEELA, encoded by the coding sequence ATGACCGCCGACCGGATGTTAATAGGGGACCCCGCCTCTGCGGAAAGCGTTAACAAGGGGCCCTTGCTTCGCATCGACGGCTTGAGCGTCGAGTTCCGCACCGGTGATGGCGTCGTGCGGGCGGTGACCGACGTCAGCCTGTCGGTCAACGCCGGTGAGATTGTCGCCGTGGTCGGTGAGTCCGGCTCCGGCAAGACCGTGACCGCCATGTCGGTGCTGCGGCTCTTGCCGGACACCGCAACGGTCGATGCTGACGCGATCTCCTTCCGCGGCGCCGACCTGCGCTCCCTCTCCGCCCGCGAGCTGCGGAAGATCCGTGGCGGGCCGGTTGGGATGATCTTCCAGGATCCGATGACCGCCCTGAACCCCGTGATGACCGTTGGCGCTCAGGTGGCCGAGGCGGTGCTGCTGCACCAGAGCAAGCCCGACAAGCGGGCCGCCTGGGATCGGGCCGTCGAGTTGCTGCGGCTGGTCGGCGTGCCCGATCCGGCGCAGCGGGTCCGGCAATACCCGCACGAGTTTTCCGGCGGCATGCGGCAGCGGGCGATGATCGCGATGGCGATCGCCAACAACCCCGACCTGATCATCGCGGACGAGCCGACCACCGCGCTCGACGTGACCATCCAGGCGCAGGTGTTGGCGCTGCTCAAGAAGGCGCAGGCGGAGACCGGTGCGGCGACCATCCTGATCACGCATGACCTGGGCGTGGTCGCCGAACTCGCCGACCGGGTCGTGGTCATGTATGCCGGCCGGGTGGTCGAGACCGCCGGGGTTGGCGAGATCTTCGCGGCGCCGCGGCATCCCTACACCAAAGGCTTGTTGGCCAGCCTGCCCCGGATGGACGTTGACGTCGACCAGCTCGACCCGATCCCGGGCAACCCGCCCAACATGGCCGATCCGCCGGCCGGGTGCGCGTTTCATCCCCGTTGCCCGCTGGCCCGGGAGCGGTGCGTCACCGAGCGACCGCTGCTGGTCGAGATCGGTGCCGGCCGGACCACCGCGTGCCACTTCCACGAGGAGCTGGCATGA